The following proteins are co-located in the Canis aureus isolate CA01 chromosome X, VMU_Caureus_v.1.0, whole genome shotgun sequence genome:
- the RLIM gene encoding E3 ubiquitin-protein ligase RLIM, whose protein sequence is MESSDSNDKGSGDQSAAQRRSQMDRLDREEAFYQFVNNLSEEDYRLMRDNNLLGTPGESTEEELLRRLQQIKEGPPPQNSDENRGGDSSDDVSNGDSIIDWLNSVRQTGNTTRSGQRGNQSWRAVSRTNPNSGDFRFSLEINVNRNNGSQNPENENEPSARRSGGENTDNSSQRQVENPRSEPTSTRPSRSERNSTEALTGEVAPTRGQRRARSRSPDHRRTRARAERSRSPLHPMSEIPRRSHHSISSQTFEHPLVNETEGSSRTRHHVTLRQQISGPDLLSRGLFAASGTRNASQGAGSSDTASSGESTGSGQRPPTIVLDLQVRRVRPGEYRQRDSIASRTRSRSQTPNNTVTYESERGGFRRTFSRSERAGVRTYVSTIRIPIRRILNTGLSETTSVAIQTMLRQIMTGFGELSYFMYSDSDSEPSGSVSSRNVERAESRNGRGGSGGSSSSGSSSSSSSSSSSSSSSSSSSSPSSSSSGESSETSSEVFEGSNEGSSSSGSSGARREGRHRAPVTFDESGSLPFLSLAQFFLLNEDDDDQPRGLTKEQIDNLAMRSFGENDALKTCSVCITEYTEGNKLRKLPCSHEYHVHCIDRWLSENSTCPICRRAVLASGNRESVV, encoded by the exons ATGGAAAGCTCAGATTCTAACGATAAAGGAAGTGGTGATCAGTCTGCAGCACAGCGCAGAAGTCAGATGGACCGATTGGATCGGGAAGAAGCTTTCTATCAATTTGTAAATAACCTGAGTGAAGAAGATTATAGACTTATGAGGGATAACAATTTGCTAGGCACCCCAG GTGAAAGTACTGAGGAAGAGTTGCTGAGAAGACTACAACAAATTAAAGAGGGCCCACCACCACAAAACTCAGATGAAAACAGAG gtggAGACTCTTCAGATGATGTATCTAATGGTGACTCTATAATAGACTGGCTTAACTCTGTCAGACAAACTGGAAATACAACAAGAAGTGGGCAAAGAGGAAACCAATCTTGGAGAGCAGTGAGCCGGACTAATCCAAACAGTGGTGATTTCAGATTCAGCTTAGAGATCAATGTTAACCGTAATAATGGGAGCCAAAATCCAGAGAATGAAAATGAGCCATCTGCAAGACGTTCTGGTGGAGAAAATACAGACAACAGCAGCCAAAGGCAAGTCGAAAATCCACGATCTGAACCAACATCCACAAGGCCATCCAGATCAGAACGAAATTCAACTGAAGCGTTAACGGGAGAAGTCGCACCTACCAGAGGTCAGAGAAGGGCAAGAAGCAGGAGTCCAGATCATCGGAGAACCCGAGCAAGAGCTGAAAGAAGTAGGTCACCTCTGCATCCAATGAGTGAAATTCCACGAAGATCTCATCATAGTATCTCATCTCAGACTTTTGAGCATCCTTTGGTGAATGAGACCGAGGGAAGTTCTAGAACCCGGCACCATGTGACATTGAGACAGCAAATAAGTGGACCCGATTTGCTAAGTAGAGGTCTTTTTGCAGCTTCTGGAACAAGAAATGCCTCCCAAGGAGCAGGTTCTTCAGACACAGCCAGCAGTGGTGAATCTACAGGATCAGGACAGAGACCTCCAACCATAGTCCTTGATCTTCAAGTAAGAAGAGTTCGTCCCGGGGAATACCGGCAGAGGGATAGTATAGCTAGCAGAACTCGGTCAAGGTCTCAGACTCCAAACAATACCGTCACTTACGAAAGTGAACGAGGAGGTTTTAGGCGTACATTTTCACGTTCTGAACGGGCAGGTGTGAGAACCTATGTCAGTACCATCAGAATTCCGATTCGTAGAATTTTAAATACTGGTTTAAGTGAGACTACATCTGTTGCAATTCAGACCATGTTAAGGCAGATAATGACAGGTTTTGGCGAGCTAAGCTATTTTATGTACAGTGATAGTGATTCAGAGCCTAGTGGCTCAGTCTCAAGTCGAAATGTGGAAAGGGCAGAGTCACGGAATGGAAGAGGGGGTTCTGGTGGTAGTAGCAGTTCTGGTTCCAGTTCGAGTTCCAGTTCGAGTTCCAGTTCAAGCTCCAGTTCTAGTTCCAGTTCCAGTCCTAGTTCCAGTTCCAGTGGTGAAAGTTCAGAGACTAGCTCAGAGGTGTTTGAAGGCAGTAACGAAGGAAGCTCATCATCAGGCTCATCGGGTGCCAGGCGAGAGGGTCGACACAGGGCCCCGGTAACATTTGATGAAAGTGGCTCTTTGCCCTTCCTTAGTCTGGCTCAGTTTTTCCTCTtaaatgaggatgatgatgaccAACCTAGAGGACTCACCAAAGAACAGATTGACAACTTGGCAATGAGAAGTTTTGGTGAAAACGATGCATTAAAAACCTGTAGTGTTTGCATTACAGAATATACAGAAGGCAACAAACTTCGTAAACTACCTTGTTCCCATGAGTACCATGTCCACTGCATCGATCGCTGGTTATCTGAGAATTCTACTTGTCCTATTTGTCGCAGAGCAGTCTTAGCTTCTGGTAACAGAGAAAGTGTTGTGTAA